The Planktothrix tepida PCC 9214 genome has a segment encoding these proteins:
- the ilvB gene encoding biosynthetic-type acetolactate synthase large subunit codes for MNFSAKFFESQENKMKTQQQVSGAFALIDSLKRHGVKHIFGYPGGANLPLYDEIYRAEQAGDLQHILVRHEQGAAHAADGYARATGKVGVCLATSGPGATNLVTGLATAYLDSVPMVAITGQVPRSSLGSDAFQEIDIYGITLPIVKHSYLVRNPADIPRIVAEAFYLANSGRPGPILIDIPKDVGIAKIDYQPVEPGQVKLIGYRPTIKGNPRQIHQALKLIQEAEKPILYVGGGAITSSAHAEIHELAERFQIPVTTTLMGKGAFDENHPLSLGMLGMHGTAYANFAVTECDLLIALGVRFDDRVAGQGNDFAKNAKVIHIDIDPAEVGKTRTPDVPIVGDVRQVLIDLLRHVHELGDSINPEKTQAWCQHLSQLRLEYPLEIPHPEQGISPQEVIVEVSRQAPHAFYTTDVGQHQMWSAQFLKTGPRRWISSGGLGTMGYGIPAAVGAKMALPHEQVICISGDGSFQMNMQELGTIAQYNIGLKAIILNNGWLGMVRQWQHLFYDDRYEATNLEKGSPNFAKLADVYNIRSLNISRREELKGAITELLAYDGPMLLDVRVTRNEDCFPMVAPGHSNDDMMGLKPAIVETNGKALGCPSCGTLNPANHKCCSECGSPLTPNLVLA; via the coding sequence TTGAATTTCTCAGCAAAATTTTTTGAATCTCAGGAGAACAAGATGAAAACTCAGCAACAAGTATCGGGAGCCTTTGCCTTAATTGATAGCCTTAAACGTCATGGCGTTAAGCATATTTTTGGCTATCCAGGGGGGGCAAATTTACCCCTTTATGATGAAATTTATCGAGCCGAACAGGCGGGAGATTTACAACATATTCTGGTGCGCCACGAACAAGGTGCCGCCCACGCCGCCGATGGTTATGCCAGAGCAACGGGTAAAGTCGGCGTTTGTTTAGCCACCTCTGGCCCAGGAGCTACCAACCTCGTCACCGGGTTAGCAACGGCCTACTTAGACTCTGTACCGATGGTCGCCATTACCGGACAAGTCCCACGCAGTTCTTTAGGAAGTGATGCGTTTCAAGAAATTGATATTTATGGCATTACCTTACCCATTGTTAAACATTCTTATTTAGTGCGAAATCCGGCTGATATTCCTCGCATTGTAGCCGAAGCTTTTTATTTAGCAAATAGTGGCCGACCGGGGCCAATTTTAATTGATATTCCCAAGGATGTTGGTATTGCTAAAATTGATTATCAACCCGTTGAACCCGGTCAAGTGAAACTCATTGGATATCGACCCACTATTAAAGGAAACCCTCGCCAAATTCATCAAGCGTTAAAGTTAATTCAAGAAGCAGAAAAACCCATATTATATGTAGGCGGAGGTGCTATAACTAGCAGTGCCCATGCGGAAATTCACGAACTGGCTGAACGCTTTCAAATTCCGGTGACAACAACTTTAATGGGAAAAGGCGCTTTTGATGAAAATCATCCTTTATCTTTAGGAATGTTGGGAATGCACGGCACAGCTTATGCCAATTTTGCTGTAACAGAATGTGATTTATTAATTGCTTTAGGAGTAAGGTTTGATGACCGCGTGGCGGGTCAAGGCAATGACTTTGCGAAAAATGCTAAAGTGATTCATATTGATATTGATCCAGCAGAAGTTGGAAAAACCCGCACACCCGATGTTCCCATTGTTGGAGATGTGCGTCAAGTTTTAATTGATTTGTTGCGTCATGTTCATGAATTAGGCGATAGTATTAACCCCGAAAAAACACAAGCTTGGTGTCAACATTTAAGCCAATTGCGCTTAGAATATCCCTTAGAAATCCCTCACCCAGAACAAGGCATTTCCCCCCAAGAAGTGATTGTAGAAGTGTCTCGTCAAGCTCCCCATGCTTTCTATACAACGGATGTCGGACAACATCAAATGTGGTCGGCTCAATTTCTGAAAACGGGGCCGCGTCGATGGATTTCTAGTGGCGGTTTAGGCACAATGGGATATGGAATTCCGGCGGCGGTGGGTGCAAAAATGGCTTTACCCCATGAACAAGTCATTTGTATTAGTGGGGATGGAAGTTTCCAAATGAATATGCAGGAATTGGGAACCATTGCTCAATATAATATTGGGCTGAAAGCGATTATTTTAAATAATGGTTGGTTGGGAATGGTACGACAGTGGCAACATTTATTTTATGATGATCGTTATGAAGCCACAAACTTAGAAAAAGGCAGTCCCAATTTTGCAAAATTAGCCGATGTTTATAATATTCGCTCTTTGAATATTTCTCGACGGGAAGAGTTAAAAGGTGCCATTACTGAATTGTTGGCTTATGATGGCCCGATGTTATTAGATGTGCGGGTAACTCGGAATGAAGATTGTTTCCCAATGGTAGCTCCCGGTCACAGTAATGATGATATGATGGGTTTAAAACCTGCAATTGTAGAAACCAATGGTAAGGCGTTAGGGTGTCCGAGTTGCGGAACGCTAAATCCAGCAAATCATAAATGTTGTTCGGAATGTGGTTCACCATTAACACCTAATTTAGTGTTAGCTTAG
- a CDS encoding metal-dependent hydrolase produces the protein MPSPLFHATAGYFLGKYLPSHIIPKSYPFRRFDLNILYPVFIATCADFDFMPQILTGIEFHRGISHSLIFTLGFSLIISWVASKIWKISYQQLFRFTLILYSSHLILDFFAEGRGIKLFLPFLDQFFKSPILLFPGVHYSLGWFHPSHLVSLSYELLLTVVLYQLLTQWQAYKAQKATLSTVKNNIHYHRKLKSKSILRN, from the coding sequence ATGCCCTCTCCTTTATTTCATGCAACGGCTGGATATTTTCTCGGCAAATATTTACCTTCCCATATCATCCCCAAATCCTATCCATTTCGCCGTTTTGATCTGAATATTTTATATCCAGTTTTTATAGCAACCTGTGCAGATTTTGATTTTATGCCCCAAATTTTAACAGGAATAGAGTTTCATCGAGGAATTTCCCATAGTTTAATCTTTACCCTGGGTTTTAGTTTAATTATCAGTTGGGTTGCCAGTAAAATTTGGAAAATATCCTATCAACAATTATTCCGATTTACCTTAATTCTTTATAGTTCCCATTTAATTTTAGATTTTTTTGCAGAAGGGCGAGGAATTAAATTGTTTTTACCCTTTTTAGATCAGTTTTTTAAATCCCCAATTCTCTTGTTTCCAGGGGTTCATTATTCCCTAGGATGGTTTCATCCCAGTCATCTTGTATCCCTTTCCTATGAATTACTATTAACTGTTGTTTTGTATCAATTGTTGACTCAATGGCAAGCCTATAAAGCTCAAAAAGCAACTTTATCTACTGTTAAAAATAATATCCATTACCATCGAAAACTCAAATCAAAGTCAATCCTTAGAAACTAA
- a CDS encoding UDP-N-acetylmuramoyl-tripeptide--D-alanyl-D-alanine ligase, translating to MSNLITIGQLAKIVAINEPFNCDFPDSTPVIGITTDTRSLQPGEVFLALQGEQFNGHHFVEQALNQGAIAAIVTPDFAETHPNLPLLAVTNSLKAYQEIGRWWREQFQIPIIGVTGSVGKTTTKELIASVLGTQGKVLKTQANYNNEIGVPKTLLQLTADHEFAVIEMAMRGKGQIAELTQIAQPTIGLITNVGTAHIGLLGSEQAIAEAKCELLAEMPKTSVAILNQDQPRLMNTAATVWSGTTITYGLEGGDLRGELIDSQTLRVEGVNLPLPLPGIHNASNFLAALAVLRGIYGWDMSPETLYAPFLQGIAVQLPDGRAKRYEWGEDIVILDETYNAGLESMLAALRLLADTPGKRHIAVLGTMKELGERSLEFHEQVGRKARELNLDGLFILAEFEEANALATGAGGLPLVEIVDLQASDAHPQMAQRLKEFIQPGDRILFKASHSVQLNRVVELL from the coding sequence ATGTCTAATCTCATCACTATCGGCCAGCTTGCTAAAATTGTAGCGATTAATGAACCCTTTAACTGTGATTTCCCTGATTCCACCCCCGTGATTGGGATCACAACTGATACCCGCAGTCTTCAACCCGGAGAAGTATTTTTGGCATTACAGGGGGAACAATTTAATGGCCATCATTTTGTAGAACAGGCCCTTAACCAAGGGGCGATCGCGGCAATTGTTACACCGGATTTTGCCGAAACTCACCCGAATTTACCGCTTTTAGCTGTTACCAATTCCTTAAAAGCGTATCAAGAGATTGGCCGATGGTGGCGAGAGCAATTCCAAATTCCGATCATCGGGGTGACAGGTTCGGTGGGGAAAACCACAACCAAAGAGTTAATTGCATCGGTATTAGGAACTCAAGGCAAAGTCTTAAAAACTCAAGCCAACTACAATAATGAAATTGGCGTTCCTAAAACCTTATTACAACTCACGGCTGATCATGAGTTTGCGGTGATTGAAATGGCCATGAGAGGAAAAGGACAAATTGCTGAATTAACCCAGATTGCACAACCGACCATTGGATTGATTACCAATGTAGGAACCGCTCATATTGGACTGTTAGGGTCAGAACAAGCCATTGCTGAGGCGAAATGTGAACTGTTAGCAGAAATGCCTAAAACCAGTGTGGCGATTTTAAATCAGGATCAACCCCGTTTGATGAATACCGCAGCAACGGTTTGGTCTGGAACCACAATTACCTATGGGTTGGAAGGGGGAGATCTGCGAGGAGAATTAATCGACTCCCAAACCCTACGAGTTGAGGGAGTGAATTTGCCTTTACCTTTACCGGGTATTCATAACGCCTCTAATTTTTTAGCAGCATTGGCTGTATTGAGGGGAATTTATGGTTGGGATATGTCCCCAGAAACCTTGTATGCACCGTTTCTGCAAGGGATCGCGGTTCAGTTACCCGATGGACGAGCAAAACGCTATGAATGGGGAGAAGATATTGTTATTTTAGATGAAACCTATAATGCGGGCTTGGAATCGATGTTGGCTGCATTACGGTTACTGGCGGATACACCGGGAAAACGCCATATTGCTGTGTTGGGAACGATGAAAGAGTTAGGAGAGCGATCGCTAGAATTCCATGAACAGGTGGGGCGCAAGGCACGGGAACTCAATTTAGATGGATTATTTATTTTAGCCGAATTTGAAGAAGCAAATGCTTTAGCAACCGGAGCCGGAGGTTTACCGTTGGTGGAAATTGTGGATTTGCAAGCGTCGGATGCTCACCCACAAATGGCACAACGGTTAAAAGAGTTTATCCAACCAGGTGATCGGATTTTATTTAAAGCGTCTCATTCGGTGCAACTGAATCGAGTTGTAGAATTGTTATAA